The following coding sequences are from one Formosa haliotis window:
- a CDS encoding MBL fold metallo-hydrolase yields the protein MKITFLGTGTSQGIPIIGSDHPVCLSENPKDKRLRVSVLIEWDNFSYVIDCGPDFRQQMLSNKVESLDGILFTHEHADHTAGLDDIRPFFFRQGDIDIYAHERVLTSLERRFDYIFETENKYPGAPSVQPHIITNTPFKIENLEVIPINGMHFKLQVFGFRFKDFAYLTDMKTLENEEIDKLKGVKVLVVNALRIQPHISHFSLDEALAFIKKVQPEQAYLTHISHLLGFHDVVQNQLPKNVFLAYDNLQITI from the coding sequence TTGAAAATCACTTTTTTAGGTACAGGAACATCACAAGGCATACCCATAATTGGTAGCGATCATCCGGTATGCTTAAGTGAAAACCCAAAAGATAAACGCCTTCGTGTTTCTGTTTTAATAGAATGGGACAACTTTTCTTATGTTATAGATTGCGGTCCAGATTTTAGACAGCAAATGTTAAGCAATAAAGTTGAAAGCTTAGATGGTATTTTATTTACACACGAACATGCCGACCATACAGCTGGTTTAGATGATATTCGTCCGTTTTTCTTTCGTCAAGGCGATATCGATATTTATGCTCACGAACGGGTGTTAACCTCTTTAGAGCGTAGATTCGATTATATTTTTGAAACCGAAAATAAGTATCCAGGTGCGCCAAGTGTGCAACCACATATTATTACTAATACACCATTTAAAATTGAAAATTTAGAAGTTATACCTATTAATGGTATGCATTTTAAATTGCAAGTTTTTGGGTTTCGCTTTAAGGATTTTGCATATTTAACCGATATGAAAACTTTAGAAAATGAAGAAATAGACAAATTAAAAGGCGTTAAAGTTTTAGTGGTAAACGCCCTGCGTATTCAGCCACATATATCGCATTTTAGTTTAGATGAAGCCTTAGCATTTATTAAAAAAGTACAACCCGAACAGGCCTACTTAACTCATATTAGTCATTTGTTAGGTTTCCATGACGTGGTTCAAAATCAATTACCAAAAAACGTATTTTTAGCATACGATAACCTCCAAATTACTATATAA
- the thrC gene encoding threonine synthase, which translates to MNYFSLNKKAPNTTFKDAVIRGLAPDRGLYFPESITPLSEDFFKNIDALSHSEIAFEAIKQFVSPEIPEADLKTIVEETLAFDFPIVELDKNISFLELFHGPTMAFKDVGARFMARCLGHFSKEDAKQDVTVLVATSGDTGGAVANGFLGVEGVNVVILYPSGKVSDIQEKQLTTLKKNITALEVNGTFDDCQDMVKQAFLDDDLISKMKLTSANSINVARWLPQLFYFMFAYKELHKKYDELVFSVPSGNFGNVCAGMMAQRLGLPVSHFVASNNENNVVTRFLQTEEYSPKPSVQTISNAMDVGNPSNFVRIQEIYNNDFKTLKENLSSYSFTDEETKEAMTEIYNEYSYVADPHGAVGYLGAKKYIETHPNAHCVCLETAHPTKFLDVVGEVIKENIALPPQILSVMDKKKKSIKIDTYSDLKNYLLK; encoded by the coding sequence ATGAATTATTTTAGTTTAAACAAAAAAGCTCCAAATACAACATTTAAAGATGCTGTAATTAGAGGCCTAGCTCCAGACCGTGGGTTATATTTCCCAGAAAGTATCACACCTTTATCTGAAGACTTTTTTAAGAATATCGATGCCTTATCGCATTCAGAAATTGCATTCGAAGCCATAAAACAATTTGTCTCTCCAGAGATTCCTGAAGCCGATTTAAAAACGATAGTAGAAGAGACATTAGCTTTCGATTTTCCGATAGTAGAACTAGATAAAAATATTTCTTTTTTAGAATTATTTCACGGACCAACCATGGCTTTTAAAGATGTTGGCGCACGATTTATGGCACGTTGTTTAGGACATTTTTCTAAAGAAGATGCCAAACAAGATGTTACCGTTTTAGTAGCCACTTCTGGCGATACTGGAGGTGCTGTTGCTAACGGATTTTTAGGTGTAGAAGGCGTAAACGTAGTTATTCTTTACCCTAGCGGAAAAGTGAGTGATATTCAAGAAAAGCAATTAACCACCTTAAAAAAGAATATTACAGCTTTAGAAGTTAATGGTACGTTTGACGATTGCCAGGATATGGTTAAGCAAGCGTTTTTAGACGACGACTTAATTTCTAAAATGAAATTAACATCGGCAAACTCTATAAACGTGGCCCGTTGGTTACCGCAACTGTTTTATTTTATGTTTGCCTATAAAGAACTTCATAAAAAGTACGACGAGCTTGTATTTTCTGTACCTAGCGGAAACTTTGGAAATGTTTGTGCTGGTATGATGGCACAACGCTTAGGTTTACCAGTCTCTCATTTTGTAGCGTCTAACAACGAAAATAATGTGGTAACACGATTTTTACAAACCGAAGAATACAGCCCTAAACCTTCTGTACAAACCATCTCTAATGCCATGGATGTTGGTAACCCGAGTAACTTTGTAAGAATTCAAGAAATCTATAACAACGATTTTAAAACGTTGAAAGAAAACCTGTCATCTTACAGCTTTACAGATGAAGAAACTAAAGAAGCTATGACAGAAATTTATAACGAGTATAGTTATGTTGCAGATCCGCATGGTGCTGTGGGATATTTAGGAGCAAAAAAATATATAGAAACGCATCCTAACGCACATTGTGTGTGTTTAGAAACTGCACACCCAACTAAATTTTTAGATGTTGTGGGCGAAGTTATTAAAGAAAACATCGCTTTACCTCCACAAATTTTATCGGTAATGGATAAAAAGAAAAAGTCTATTAAAATTGATACCTATTCAGATTTGAAAAACTATTTATTAAAATAG
- the thrA gene encoding bifunctional aspartate kinase/homoserine dehydrogenase I produces MKVLKFGGTSVGSSKNINNVVSILTKYAQTSQVICVVSAVGGITDKLLEAGQLAQSKNSAYQEAFSNIKSIHLNIIKELIPVNNETVLSTVESKLDDLKNLLDGIFLINELSPKTSDKLVSFGELLSSYIIAETLKDRGANAERKNSQELITTNSNFTKAEVNYTITNDNIKSYFKDSNYDITILPGFVSKSITGEITTLGRGGSDFTAAIVAAALQVEQLEIWTDVSGMYTANPRMVKQALPIDKLSYQEAMELSHFGAKVLYPPTVQPVLSLQIPIHIKNTLEPDAVGTIISKDSNNVTNTAKGITNISNVALLTLQGNGMVGIPGFSRRLFQTLAQEKINVILITQASSEHSICFGIDEKDAASAKVAIDTEFENEISLKKIDPILVESDLSIIALIGDSMKSHQGVSGKMFSALGKNNINIRAIAQGASERNISAIIAQNDVKKALNILHEVFFEGNIKQLNVFITGVGNVGERLVEQIKQQRKYLKENLKINLRVAGLSNSRKMIFDGEGLSLKNWKEQLETGEDASLEGFYEGVKNLNLRNSVFVDVTANKDVADLYAKYLKQSIAVVACNKIACSSKLEKYKELKQLSYKYNAPYLFETNVGAGLPVIDTLNNLIASGDKVTSIQAVLSGSLNFVFNNFNDTTKFYDVVKQAAKEGYTEPDPRIDLSGVDVARKILILARESGTEMNLEDIENTPFLSEAGVKSDTVDDFYQTLIDDEAHYQSLYASAKANNSQLKYVAEFNNGQAKVGLKEIPEGHPFYNLEGKDNIVMFYTQRYPEQPMIIKGAGAGAEVTASGLFADIIRIGNN; encoded by the coding sequence ATGAAAGTATTAAAATTCGGAGGAACTTCTGTAGGATCCTCAAAAAACATAAACAACGTCGTTTCTATTCTAACAAAATATGCACAAACATCTCAGGTAATTTGTGTGGTTTCAGCCGTTGGTGGTATTACCGATAAATTATTAGAAGCAGGCCAATTAGCACAATCTAAAAACAGTGCATATCAAGAGGCTTTTTCAAATATTAAATCTATTCACCTAAACATTATTAAGGAATTAATTCCCGTAAATAATGAAACCGTTTTAAGCACTGTTGAAAGTAAATTAGACGATTTAAAAAACCTTTTAGATGGTATTTTTTTAATTAACGAATTATCGCCAAAAACATCTGATAAATTAGTGAGTTTCGGAGAATTATTATCTTCTTATATTATTGCAGAAACGCTTAAAGATCGTGGTGCAAATGCCGAACGTAAAAACAGTCAGGAATTAATTACTACCAATTCTAACTTTACTAAAGCAGAAGTAAATTATACCATTACTAACGACAATATTAAAAGCTATTTTAAAGATAGTAATTACGATATTACCATTTTACCAGGCTTTGTATCTAAGTCTATTACTGGAGAAATTACTACTTTAGGCCGTGGTGGATCTGATTTTACAGCAGCCATTGTTGCAGCAGCGTTACAAGTAGAGCAGTTAGAAATCTGGACCGATGTAAGTGGTATGTATACCGCCAATCCTAGAATGGTTAAACAAGCCTTGCCTATCGATAAATTATCGTATCAAGAAGCGATGGAACTGTCACACTTCGGAGCAAAAGTACTTTATCCACCAACAGTGCAACCGGTATTAAGTTTACAAATTCCTATTCATATAAAAAACACGTTAGAACCAGATGCGGTTGGTACCATTATTTCTAAAGACAGTAATAATGTAACCAATACAGCAAAAGGAATTACAAACATTAGTAATGTAGCCTTGTTAACACTTCAAGGAAACGGTATGGTTGGAATTCCAGGATTTTCTAGACGTTTATTCCAAACTTTAGCGCAGGAGAAAATCAATGTCATTTTAATTACTCAGGCATCTTCAGAGCATTCTATCTGTTTCGGGATAGATGAAAAAGATGCTGCATCTGCAAAAGTTGCTATCGATACGGAGTTTGAAAATGAAATTTCGCTTAAAAAAATCGATCCTATTTTAGTGGAGTCTGATTTATCTATCATTGCTTTAATTGGTGATAGCATGAAGAGTCACCAAGGTGTTAGCGGGAAAATGTTTAGTGCTTTAGGTAAAAACAACATTAATATTAGAGCGATTGCTCAAGGTGCTTCAGAACGTAATATTTCGGCAATTATCGCTCAAAACGATGTTAAAAAAGCCTTGAATATATTACATGAAGTCTTTTTTGAAGGTAATATAAAACAACTTAACGTATTTATTACAGGTGTTGGAAATGTTGGTGAGCGTTTGGTTGAACAAATAAAACAACAACGTAAATATTTAAAAGAAAACCTTAAAATTAATTTACGTGTTGCTGGACTTTCAAATTCAAGAAAAATGATTTTTGACGGTGAAGGTTTATCCCTAAAAAACTGGAAAGAACAATTAGAAACCGGTGAAGATGCAAGTTTAGAAGGCTTTTACGAAGGGGTTAAAAACTTAAACCTACGTAATAGTGTGTTTGTAGATGTTACTGCCAATAAGGATGTAGCCGATTTATATGCCAAATATTTAAAACAAAGTATAGCGGTGGTAGCATGTAATAAAATAGCGTGTTCTAGCAAGCTTGAAAAATATAAAGAATTAAAACAATTATCGTACAAATACAACGCACCTTATTTATTTGAAACCAATGTAGGTGCAGGTTTACCTGTAATTGACACGTTGAACAATTTAATCGCTTCTGGTGATAAAGTAACCTCTATTCAAGCTGTATTATCGGGAAGTTTAAACTTTGTGTTTAATAATTTTAACGATACGACTAAATTCTACGATGTTGTAAAACAAGCGGCAAAAGAAGGATACACAGAACCAGATCCAAGAATCGATTTAAGTGGTGTAGATGTAGCCCGTAAAATATTGATTTTAGCCCGTGAAAGCGGTACTGAAATGAATTTAGAAGATATTGAAAATACACCGTTCCTGTCTGAAGCAGGAGTAAAAAGCGATACGGTAGACGATTTCTACCAAACTTTAATTGACGATGAAGCGCATTACCAAAGTTTATATGCTTCGGCAAAGGCCAATAACAGTCAGTTAAAATATGTTGCAGAATTTAACAACGGACAAGCTAAAGTTGGCTTGAAAGAAATTCCAGAAGGACATCCATTCTATAACTTAGAAGGAAAAGATAATATTGTAATGTTTTACACACAGCGTTACCCAGAACAACCTATGATTATTAAAGGAGCTGGTGCCGGTGCAGAAGTTACAGCTTCAGGATTATTTGCAGATATAATAAGAATAGGAAACAACTAA
- a CDS encoding alpha/beta hydrolase, with the protein MKDLSLYHITRPSTLKENAPLLIMFHGYGSDENDLFSFASELPEDLFIISVRAPFAMQPYGNAWYAINFDEDNGKWSDDEQAKTSRDLISKFIDEATEQYPVDKENVSLLGFSQGSILSYAVALTYPEKVNNIIALSGYINQELIPKNHNTEDYKHLNFFCSHGSVDQVIPVDWARKTPGILDGLSIKHEYHEYPVGHGVAPQNFYDFKNWLSKLV; encoded by the coding sequence ATGAAAGACCTTAGTTTATATCACATTACAAGACCTTCAACTCTGAAGGAAAATGCACCACTTTTAATTATGTTTCATGGTTATGGTAGCGACGAAAATGATTTGTTTTCTTTTGCATCAGAATTACCTGAAGACCTATTTATAATTTCGGTTAGAGCACCATTTGCTATGCAACCTTACGGAAATGCTTGGTATGCCATTAATTTTGATGAAGACAATGGAAAGTGGAGCGATGACGAACAAGCAAAAACATCTCGAGATTTAATATCTAAATTTATAGATGAAGCAACCGAGCAATATCCAGTAGATAAAGAAAATGTTAGCCTTTTAGGCTTTAGCCAAGGAAGTATTTTAAGTTATGCTGTTGCACTAACCTATCCGGAAAAAGTAAATAATATCATAGCTTTAAGCGGATATATTAATCAGGAACTGATTCCTAAAAACCATAATACCGAAGATTATAAACACCTTAATTTCTTCTGTTCTCACGGTAGTGTAGATCAAGTCATTCCAGTAGATTGGGCAAGGAAAACACCAGGTATACTTGATGGTTTAAGTATAAAACATGAATATCATGAATATCCCGTGGGTCATGGGGTAGCACCACAAAACTTTTACGATTTTAAAAACTGGTTATCAAAATTGGTTTAA
- a CDS encoding nicotinate-nucleotide adenylyltransferase — MEITLKGDKKIEDIPSLKTKALRINLNENIYGTFAEIGAGQETVRHFFRAGGASGTIAKAMSAYDKAFSDAVYGVEDDGRYVTEARLLKMLNHEIGLIEERITRDKHPNKMFFSFANTVTTIDFAKQFKGHGWVGIRYQVEPNQDYNEITLHLRFKETDARLQQETLGVLGTNLIYGAFYKYNEPKKLLRYLYDHLHKDQLEIDTINFSGPIFENVDNRLMSLQLVKNGMTDAVMFDPDGNNVLPARVLYKKNILALRGSYRPVTKVNMDMFHKSYDMFIKENKVDEANTKVIFEITLSNLRAEGEIDEQDFMDRAQLLCSLGQSVLISNFQEYYKLVEYFSQYTKNRMGLAMGVNNLVDVFDEKYYRHLSGGILEAFGKLFFKDLRVYLYPMLDENGVLMNSENLKVHPRMKELYKFFKYNGKVVDVTDYDPNILSVFSREVLKKIANNEEGWENMLPEGIAKLIKQKCLFSCESEETLNR, encoded by the coding sequence ATGGAAATCACCCTGAAAGGAGACAAAAAGATTGAAGATATTCCTTCGTTAAAAACGAAAGCACTTCGAATCAATTTAAATGAAAACATTTATGGAACGTTTGCCGAAATTGGTGCAGGACAGGAAACTGTTCGACATTTCTTTAGAGCTGGTGGTGCCTCAGGAACAATAGCAAAAGCCATGTCGGCTTACGATAAAGCCTTTAGTGACGCTGTTTATGGTGTTGAAGATGATGGTAGATATGTTACTGAAGCTCGTTTATTAAAAATGCTTAATCACGAAATTGGACTGATAGAAGAGCGTATTACAAGAGACAAACACCCTAATAAAATGTTTTTCTCTTTTGCCAATACCGTTACAACTATCGATTTTGCAAAGCAATTTAAAGGTCATGGTTGGGTTGGAATTAGATATCAAGTAGAGCCAAATCAAGATTATAACGAAATTACTCTTCACCTTAGATTTAAAGAAACAGACGCCAGATTACAACAAGAAACACTAGGTGTGCTAGGAACCAATTTAATTTATGGTGCGTTTTATAAGTATAATGAGCCTAAAAAATTATTGCGCTATTTATACGATCACCTACACAAAGATCAATTAGAAATTGATACTATAAATTTTTCGGGACCAATTTTTGAAAATGTAGACAACCGATTAATGAGTTTACAATTGGTGAAAAATGGCATGACAGATGCCGTAATGTTCGATCCTGATGGAAACAACGTTTTACCAGCTCGTGTACTTTATAAGAAAAATATTTTAGCCTTACGCGGAAGTTATAGACCTGTAACGAAAGTGAACATGGATATGTTTCATAAATCGTACGACATGTTTATTAAGGAAAATAAAGTCGATGAAGCTAATACTAAAGTTATTTTCGAGATTACCTTATCTAACTTACGTGCCGAAGGAGAAATCGATGAGCAAGATTTCATGGATCGCGCCCAATTACTGTGTTCTTTAGGTCAAAGTGTACTTATTTCTAATTTTCAAGAGTATTACAAATTAGTTGAATATTTCTCGCAATACACTAAAAACCGCATGGGATTAGCCATGGGTGTAAATAATTTAGTTGATGTATTCGATGAAAAATATTACCGCCATTTAAGTGGAGGTATTCTAGAAGCTTTTGGTAAATTATTCTTTAAAGATCTTCGCGTATACTTATACCCTATGTTAGACGAAAATGGGGTATTAATGAATAGCGAAAACTTAAAAGTACACCCACGTATGAAAGAATTATATAAATTCTTTAAATACAATGGTAAAGTTGTAGATGTTACAGATTACGATCCTAATATCCTTTCGGTATTTTCTAGAGAAGTACTAAAGAAGATTGCTAATAACGAAGAAGGTTGGGAAAATATGCTTCCAGAAGGTATTGCTAAATTAATTAAACAAAAATGTTTATTTAGCTGCGAATCGGAAGAAACATTAAATCGCTAA
- a CDS encoding bifunctional ADP-dependent NAD(P)H-hydrate dehydratase/NAD(P)H-hydrate epimerase yields the protein MKIFSKEQIYEGDRLTIKKQNISSADLMERAGISLFNWLDTRLQGAPVLIQIFCGIGNNGGDGLVLARHLITHGYNVKTYIVDFSDKRSQDFLTNYERLKETTKDWPVSIHKEDDFPEISKQNIVIDAIFGVGLNRPINDWVVALFKHLKASEALTISVDIPSGLYTDRIPSHEDEVVKSNLILSFQTPKLVFFLPETSKYIDQWEALNIGIDPEYLQTTETEAHILGKLDVLPMYKQRDKFSHKGDFGHTLIIGGSYGKIGAVQLACRAVLAAGAGLVTAYVPKCGYIPLQTAVPEAMVITDAEEQLISNMTFDVKPTVIGLGVGLGTDTKTLNAFEAFLEKNTLPLIIDADGLNLLSKKKSLLKLLKPDTILTPHPKELERLIGPWKDDFNKLNKVKAFTKKYKLIVIIKGANSITVYQNKYYINSTGNPGLATAGTGDVLTGIITGLVSQGYTPFEAACFGTYLHGKAADIAIESKSYQSLIASDVISHIGYAYLDLFEQPELAAPPAEEQKQSPKA from the coding sequence ATGAAAATATTTTCTAAAGAACAAATCTATGAAGGCGATAGATTAACTATAAAAAAACAGAATATTAGCTCGGCTGATTTAATGGAACGCGCCGGAATTAGTTTGTTTAATTGGTTAGACACCCGATTACAAGGCGCACCGGTACTTATCCAAATTTTTTGTGGTATAGGTAATAATGGGGGCGATGGTTTGGTGTTGGCAAGGCATTTAATTACTCATGGTTATAATGTAAAAACCTATATCGTTGATTTTAGCGATAAACGGTCGCAAGATTTTTTAACCAATTATGAGCGTTTAAAAGAAACAACCAAAGATTGGCCGGTTTCTATACATAAGGAAGATGATTTTCCTGAAATTTCGAAACAAAATATTGTAATCGATGCGATTTTTGGTGTCGGACTAAATCGACCAATTAACGATTGGGTAGTGGCTTTATTTAAACATTTAAAGGCATCCGAAGCGTTAACGATTTCCGTAGATATTCCTTCAGGATTATATACAGATCGCATTCCGAGTCATGAAGATGAAGTGGTTAAATCTAATTTAATTTTAAGTTTTCAAACTCCTAAATTGGTGTTTTTCTTACCCGAAACATCGAAATATATCGATCAATGGGAAGCATTAAATATTGGTATAGACCCTGAATATTTACAAACCACAGAAACCGAAGCACATATTTTAGGGAAGTTGGATGTTTTGCCTATGTACAAACAACGAGATAAGTTTTCGCATAAAGGCGATTTTGGGCATACACTTATTATTGGTGGAAGTTATGGTAAAATTGGAGCGGTTCAATTGGCTTGTCGGGCTGTTTTGGCTGCAGGAGCAGGTTTAGTAACAGCTTATGTTCCGAAATGTGGATATATCCCGCTTCAGACCGCTGTACCTGAAGCTATGGTAATTACAGATGCAGAAGAACAGCTTATTTCTAACATGACTTTCGACGTCAAACCAACCGTGATTGGGCTAGGTGTAGGTTTGGGTACCGACACAAAAACCTTAAATGCTTTTGAAGCCTTTTTAGAAAAAAATACACTCCCTTTAATTATTGATGCCGACGGATTGAATTTACTGTCTAAAAAGAAAAGTTTATTGAAATTATTAAAACCAGACACCATTTTAACTCCGCACCCGAAAGAGTTAGAACGCTTAATCGGACCATGGAAAGACGATTTTAATAAGCTGAATAAAGTAAAAGCATTTACTAAGAAATATAAGCTTATTGTAATAATTAAAGGGGCCAATTCTATAACGGTATACCAAAACAAATACTATATAAATTCCACCGGAAATCCAGGTTTAGCTACTGCTGGAACAGGAGATGTATTAACGGGAATTATTACAGGGTTGGTTTCTCAAGGTTATACACCGTTTGAAGCTGCTTGTTTTGGAACCTATTTACATGGTAAAGCCGCCGATATTGCCATTGAATCTAAAAGTTACCAAAGCTTAATTGCTTCTGATGTGATTTCGCACATAGGTTATGCTTACTTAGATTTGTTCGAGCAACCCGAATTAGCTGCTCCGCCGGCAGAAGAACAAAAACAGAGTCCAAAGGCCTAA
- a CDS encoding homoserine kinase, with the protein MNELRIFSPATVANVSCGFDVLGFCLDSIGDEMVIRKTDKKGIHITKIEGYNLPFEAEKNVAGVSALALLEDYKSDFGFEIEIYKKIKPGSGVGSSSASAAGSVFGMNELLGRPYNNTQLSYFAMKGEALASQSEHADNIAPALFGGFTLVKSVSPLEILEIPTPDNLYATIIHPQIEIKTSEARAILPKQVDLTDAISQWANVGSLIHALHTSNYGLIERSLHDAIVEPHRSKLIPLYQDVKLAAKSAGALGSGISGSGPSIFNLSEGLETAKKVEEAIRKVYAKSDIAFDTYVSKINAEGMKILSQHN; encoded by the coding sequence ATGAACGAATTAAGAATATTTTCGCCTGCTACTGTTGCTAACGTTTCCTGCGGATTCGATGTTTTAGGTTTTTGCTTAGACAGTATTGGCGATGAAATGGTGATACGTAAAACCGATAAAAAAGGCATTCATATTACTAAAATTGAAGGCTATAATTTACCCTTCGAGGCCGAAAAAAATGTAGCTGGGGTGTCGGCTCTTGCGTTATTAGAAGATTACAAATCCGATTTTGGTTTCGAAATAGAAATCTATAAAAAAATTAAACCAGGCAGTGGTGTTGGTAGTAGTTCTGCAAGTGCCGCTGGTAGTGTATTTGGCATGAACGAACTCTTAGGTCGTCCATACAACAACACACAGCTTTCTTATTTTGCCATGAAAGGTGAAGCTTTAGCGAGCCAAAGTGAACATGCCGATAATATTGCTCCTGCCCTTTTTGGTGGCTTTACACTGGTTAAAAGTGTGAGTCCTTTAGAGATTTTAGAGATTCCAACACCAGACAATTTATATGCTACTATTATACATCCGCAGATAGAAATTAAGACTTCTGAAGCGCGTGCTATATTACCAAAGCAAGTCGATTTAACAGATGCCATTTCGCAATGGGCCAATGTAGGAAGTTTAATTCATGCTTTACACACAAGTAATTACGGATTAATTGAACGTTCACTACACGATGCCATTGTAGAACCGCATAGAAGCAAATTAATACCCTTATATCAGGACGTTAAATTAGCAGCCAAATCGGCTGGTGCTTTAGGAAGTGGTATTTCGGGTTCTGGACCATCAATTTTCAACCTATCGGAAGGTTTGGAAACAGCTAAAAAAGTAGAAGAAGCCATTCGTAAAGTTTATGCTAAAAGTGATATTGCATTCGATACTTATGTATCTAAAATCAATGCTGAAGGCATGAAAATACTAAGTCAACACAACTAA
- a CDS encoding hydrolase: MKQKIFMYLFIFSLLLILFQYVNSKNVFEDDIRTIEKCNARVETLKDSVAVLNDKIFELSYFNIEHNEDAITYLENKGFDVPTLIPFIKDEIYKQNTVKGGNPLIPYAANEGKSMLINSIKILNHKWLITDFSDGIFWGELLIKYEVINQNEVTFDVIDSLLYPLQ, translated from the coding sequence ATGAAGCAGAAAATTTTCATGTACCTATTTATTTTTTCGTTACTCCTTATCTTATTTCAATATGTGAATTCCAAAAATGTTTTTGAAGACGATATAAGAACCATAGAAAAGTGTAACGCTAGAGTAGAAACCTTAAAAGATTCTGTTGCGGTGTTAAACGATAAGATTTTTGAATTGTCGTATTTTAATATCGAGCACAATGAAGATGCCATTACGTATTTAGAAAATAAAGGGTTTGATGTACCTACTTTAATTCCGTTTATTAAAGATGAAATTTATAAGCAAAATACAGTAAAAGGAGGGAACCCCTTAATTCCGTATGCTGCAAACGAAGGAAAATCGATGCTTATAAACTCCATTAAAATATTAAACCATAAATGGTTGATTACCGATTTCTCTGATGGTATTTTCTGGGGAGAACTTCTAATTAAATACGAAGTAATAAATCAGAACGAAGTGACTTTCGATGTTATAGACTCGTTGTTATACCCACTTCAGTAA